Proteins from one Clostridium cellulovorans 743B genomic window:
- a CDS encoding Hsp70 family protein, with translation MKYSLGIDFGTNNAVMAVANSIGQVMVLRNKEGKVNTPSVIYFDNDDMVVGDEAKELQVLGEGNIAFSFKRNIGNQYFKEQHNGKQYKAEEFFSLVIKKLKEDAELRLNTEISKVVITVPGKYKSFQREAIIKASKNAGFQSVKLLNETTATAIAYSIKTFQRNKKILIYDLGAGTFEVALVNITLKNIEILATEGTTDLGSNEWDERIALYLVHKFNEDHGIWLLDSLDFYRDLLIKAEKIKKQLTIRNSVEVNLSYAGEKGCYKITRQDFERLTEDLLNRTLILTKKIFSNANFSIKDVNEVILVGCGSKMPMVMDGINKLFGKISKVFCNLKESVAIGAAIHGSTHLPWKVKTIPTGRKVISAAVHGIGIISVNEEGNKLINKIVIPKDTRIPVVVRKSYKLATKKHQNNYIEIYVLQGDNESLQRCTIVGKYIFTDIKHITEDGAIIDIEYSYTEEEIINLRAYQRETGKVLSLKIKNVETDIGLLKQELFIR, from the coding sequence TTGAAATATAGTTTAGGAATAGACTTTGGTACAAATAATGCAGTTATGGCTGTAGCTAATAGTATTGGCCAAGTTATGGTATTAAGGAATAAAGAAGGTAAAGTAAACACCCCCTCTGTCATTTACTTTGATAATGATGATATGGTTGTTGGAGATGAAGCAAAGGAACTTCAAGTATTGGGCGAAGGGAATATAGCTTTTTCTTTTAAGCGGAATATTGGAAATCAGTATTTTAAGGAACAACATAATGGAAAGCAATATAAAGCAGAAGAGTTTTTCTCATTAGTTATAAAAAAGTTAAAGGAAGATGCGGAGCTTAGACTAAACACTGAAATAAGCAAAGTTGTAATAACGGTGCCTGGAAAGTATAAAAGCTTTCAAAGAGAAGCTATAATAAAAGCCAGTAAAAATGCTGGATTTCAAAGTGTAAAATTATTAAATGAAACTACTGCTACGGCGATTGCATATAGCATTAAAACCTTTCAAAGAAATAAAAAGATTTTAATATATGATTTGGGTGCTGGTACATTTGAAGTAGCTCTTGTAAATATTACTTTAAAGAATATAGAAATACTAGCAACAGAAGGAACTACGGATCTAGGAAGCAATGAATGGGATGAAAGGATAGCTCTTTATCTTGTACATAAATTTAACGAGGATCATGGAATTTGGCTTTTGGACAGCCTTGACTTTTATAGAGATCTTTTGATAAAAGCAGAAAAAATAAAAAAGCAGTTAACTATAAGAAATTCTGTTGAAGTCAACCTTAGTTATGCCGGTGAAAAAGGTTGCTATAAAATAACTAGACAGGACTTTGAAAGGCTTACAGAAGATTTACTTAATAGGACCCTTATTCTAACAAAAAAAATTTTTTCTAATGCGAATTTTTCGATAAAAGATGTAAATGAAGTGATTTTAGTAGGCTGTGGCTCTAAAATGCCCATGGTTATGGACGGAATTAATAAGCTTTTTGGTAAGATTTCAAAGGTGTTTTGCAACCTAAAGGAATCAGTAGCTATAGGGGCAGCTATTCATGGGAGTACACATTTACCATGGAAGGTTAAGACTATTCCTACAGGAAGAAAAGTTATTTCAGCTGCTGTTCACGGTATAGGAATAATATCTGTAAATGAAGAGGGAAACAAGCTTATAAATAAAATAGTTATACCTAAAGATACTAGAATACCTGTAGTAGTAAGAAAAAGTTATAAGTTAGCCACAAAAAAGCATCAAAATAATTACATAGAAATATATGTACTTCAAGGGGATAATGAAAGTCTACAAAGATGTACTATCGTAGGAAAGTATATTTTTACTGACATAAAGCATATTACTGAAGATGGGGCAATTATAGATATTGAATATAGTTATACGGAAGAAGAGATAATTAATTTAAGAGCATACCAAAGAGAGACGGGAAAAGTACTTTCTTTAAAGATTAAGAATGTTGAAACGGATATAGGACTGCTTAAACAGGAATTATTTATCCGATGA
- the aroE gene encoding shikimate dehydrogenase — protein sequence MEKHLYGLIGEKLGHSLSPQIHERIIDHLGVKGHYDLYELERNQVCDAVKAFKLLGFKGINVTIPYKIDVIEHLDWISKEAETIGAVNTVHFKDNKVFGYNTDYYGFGMMLDAFGVSVEGKTVAVLGTGGSANSVICYFRDKGAKEIVLVSREKKDGCITYEELALCGSMDVVVNTTPVGMFPKVENSPVDKEILSKFKVAVDLIFNPMETLFLRHAREAGLKTVNGLYMLVGQAIKAQEIWNNTVIEDKVVEQIYQYILKEFSQKL from the coding sequence ATGGAAAAACATTTATATGGATTAATAGGAGAAAAGCTAGGACATAGTCTTTCACCTCAAATACATGAAAGAATAATAGACCACTTGGGAGTAAAAGGGCATTATGATTTATATGAACTTGAAAGGAATCAAGTATGTGATGCAGTAAAAGCTTTTAAACTTTTAGGATTTAAGGGCATAAATGTTACTATTCCTTATAAGATAGATGTAATTGAGCATTTAGATTGGATTTCAAAAGAAGCTGAGACAATAGGGGCAGTTAATACTGTTCATTTTAAGGATAATAAAGTTTTTGGATATAATACAGATTACTATGGCTTTGGAATGATGCTTGATGCTTTTGGAGTTTCAGTAGAAGGAAAGACTGTTGCAGTTCTTGGAACAGGTGGTTCAGCAAATAGCGTTATTTGCTATTTTAGGGATAAGGGTGCAAAGGAAATTGTACTAGTTAGCAGAGAGAAGAAAGATGGATGTATAACCTATGAAGAATTAGCCTTGTGTGGATCCATGGATGTAGTAGTAAATACCACACCAGTAGGAATGTTTCCTAAGGTAGAGAATTCGCCTGTAGATAAAGAAATTTTATCTAAGTTTAAAGTAGCTGTTGATTTAATATTCAATCCAATGGAAACTTTATTTTTAAGGCATGCTAGGGAAGCAGGATTAAAAACGGTTAATGGATTATATATGCTTGTAGGACAGGCGATAAAAGCACAAGAAATATGGAATAATACAGTTATAGAAGATAAGGTTGTGGAACAAATATATCAATACATTTTAAAAGAATTTAGTCAGAAACTTTAG
- a CDS encoding methionyl aminopeptidase encodes MKLNRNDECWCGSGKKYKKCHIDMDLKLEEMEKVGYEIPPRNIIKTPEQIEGMRKSAKITTGILDLVEEKIKEGMSTEEIDILVYNYTIEHGGIPADLNYDGYPKSVCVSRNDIVCHGIPNKEEKLLNGDIVNVDVSTILDGYYSDASRMYLIGEVSEEAQRLVRVSKECLYKGIEAVKPYNTLGDMANAIQSHAEANGYSVVVEFGGHGIGLGFHEDPFVPHVGKPGEGMVMVPGMTFTIEPMINQGAPDIAILDDEWTVVTDDGSLTAQWEHTVLVTETGVEILT; translated from the coding sequence ATGAAATTAAATAGAAACGATGAGTGCTGGTGTGGATCTGGAAAGAAGTATAAAAAGTGTCACATCGATATGGATTTGAAGTTGGAAGAGATGGAGAAGGTTGGTTATGAAATACCACCAAGAAATATAATAAAAACACCAGAACAAATCGAAGGAATGAGAAAAAGTGCAAAGATAACAACTGGAATACTTGATTTAGTTGAAGAAAAAATAAAAGAAGGAATGTCAACAGAGGAAATAGATATTCTTGTCTATAACTACACTATAGAACATGGTGGGATCCCAGCAGATTTAAATTATGATGGATATCCTAAGAGTGTATGTGTGTCTAGGAATGATATAGTATGTCATGGAATTCCAAATAAAGAGGAAAAGCTCTTAAATGGAGATATAGTCAATGTGGATGTATCTACAATATTAGATGGATACTATTCCGATGCTAGTAGAATGTACTTGATCGGAGAGGTTTCAGAAGAAGCACAAAGACTAGTTAGAGTATCAAAAGAGTGTTTATATAAAGGTATAGAGGCTGTTAAACCATATAACACATTAGGCGATATGGCCAATGCAATTCAAAGCCATGCAGAAGCTAACGGATATTCTGTTGTAGTTGAATTTGGAGGGCATGGAATAGGACTAGGATTTCATGAAGATCCATTTGTACCCCATGTAGGAAAACCAGGAGAAGGAATGGTTATGGTACCAGGAATGACTTTTACTATAGAACCAATGATCAACCAAGGAGCACCAGACATAGCTATCCTAGACGATGAGTGGACGGTAGTAACAGATGACGGTTCATTAACCGCACAGTGGGAACACACAGTCCTAGTAACAGAAACCGGCGTAGAAATATTAACATAA
- a CDS encoding glycoside hydrolase family 98 domain-containing protein, whose product MKIKRFFAMLISAVMMISMISFLPFEGKSGANKSGILGGIEALANQSLNITPLTAYAATTSNLRRPVSSEQPMLIVHIDTWNYADPAKIIDLIPEDILPYVVFNISLSINWDSTNNKWLMVQDGYQTAKSWLKTCSDKGVWTMIQPSSGGQCHFPDYSANYDFENTLFAEFFRDYPSFIGYNYSEQFWGFQSEDFPVTPLQRYQHFAGLLKLCNKYGGYLNISWCANQWSSPLNPIAMLKKCTEWREACSLYSENYILEEKYTQGSFIEDVESEVLGAYLSGNCGNFGVRYDETGWTDRSADDKPLSSKNQYRVSTGLPIVLERMAFNGATIIDGPELIWADDFKEVGGVKDSEGYNVRSWAMHDQYQNDFLDVFRKVISGTIKIPTRQEVIDRTKVVVIQDNTTGDDHNKYSTYATLFEGLYRMPGDGNLKDNTNLYKSTGRYPTIPTVYALNDELAKSFDVQLRQSQLSSRWTTIAAKQNEFNKLFPSEYSGNCYAGRYENTWVTYNPNKIGTAAGGYLALKYNTCKQMEVTYSEYASGLINEYSDHINIYLNNYDEDNKTTLKTNTFKFYGCTSNPTFTYKDRGVNQAKSIVSGSLSSDGTYTLTVQHNGPLDLTVNCSGAETNRLKNYSTATVTKPASASFYTGTRQYEGEFFDTKNVEGNVANGCSSGITGYWGQGFMKFGTKSTAAVKDTVTTTKAGSFDWTLRYAVTSDINCVDLYVNGTKVKTLSLSKGASLSDWKTIKQSISLNKGDNKVEVKATATLASTLYLDNFVVSGDFGDATVTAPTTPTVPTMGNTVTLNDGWYCIKNVNAQKYLQVAKNIGQAAQNVELGTGSGAIGQKWYLKNVGNGYVTLKSALGEFMVDVANGEDKDGTNIQIYNAYSNNAQKFSIKAPSTAGAYAIATMASNQTKVLDDYNFETAEGTKVCQWTYGGKNNQLWTFEETKYSNTIIGDVNDDDKVNSLDYALLKSYLLGNPTNINTENADLNSDGKINALDFANLKVFILGKVA is encoded by the coding sequence ATGAAGATCAAAAGATTCTTTGCTATGCTGATATCTGCAGTAATGATGATCAGCATGATTTCTTTCCTTCCCTTTGAAGGAAAGTCAGGTGCTAATAAATCTGGCATTTTAGGTGGAATTGAAGCATTGGCGAATCAGTCATTGAACATTACACCACTTACAGCTTATGCTGCCACAACAAGTAATCTGCGACGCCCTGTGTCATCGGAACAACCAATGCTGATTGTACATATTGACACATGGAATTACGCGGATCCAGCAAAAATAATTGACTTAATTCCGGAGGATATTTTGCCATATGTTGTATTCAACATTTCCCTCTCCATTAACTGGGACAGTACAAACAATAAATGGTTAATGGTTCAAGATGGATATCAAACTGCAAAGTCATGGCTAAAAACATGCTCTGATAAAGGTGTGTGGACAATGATTCAACCTTCAAGTGGTGGACAGTGTCACTTCCCTGATTATTCTGCCAACTATGATTTTGAAAATACGCTTTTTGCAGAGTTTTTCAGAGATTATCCAAGTTTTATCGGCTATAACTACAGCGAACAATTTTGGGGGTTTCAATCTGAAGATTTTCCTGTAACGCCTCTCCAACGTTATCAGCATTTTGCAGGACTTCTGAAATTATGTAACAAATACGGTGGATATCTCAACATCAGTTGGTGTGCAAATCAGTGGAGCTCGCCGCTGAATCCAATTGCAATGCTAAAAAAGTGTACTGAATGGAGAGAAGCGTGCAGTCTATATTCTGAAAACTATATCCTTGAAGAAAAATACACACAAGGTAGCTTTATTGAGGATGTAGAAAGTGAAGTGCTTGGAGCCTATCTTTCTGGTAACTGTGGTAATTTTGGAGTAAGATACGATGAAACAGGCTGGACTGATCGCTCAGCAGATGATAAACCACTTTCTTCGAAAAATCAATACAGAGTATCCACAGGTCTTCCGATTGTTCTTGAAAGAATGGCCTTCAATGGTGCTACGATAATTGATGGACCAGAACTTATATGGGCAGATGATTTCAAAGAAGTTGGGGGCGTTAAGGATAGCGAGGGCTACAATGTGCGTTCATGGGCAATGCATGACCAGTACCAGAATGATTTTCTTGATGTATTTCGTAAGGTAATTAGCGGAACCATAAAAATCCCAACCCGTCAGGAAGTAATTGACCGTACAAAGGTTGTAGTGATTCAGGATAATACTACTGGTGACGACCATAACAAATATAGCACTTATGCGACTTTATTTGAGGGCTTATATAGAATGCCTGGTGATGGAAATCTCAAGGATAATACCAATCTATACAAAAGCACTGGACGATATCCTACAATTCCTACTGTATATGCACTTAATGATGAGTTGGCAAAATCATTTGATGTGCAGCTAAGACAATCTCAGCTTTCCTCTAGATGGACAACTATTGCCGCTAAACAAAATGAATTTAATAAGCTATTTCCATCAGAATATTCGGGAAATTGCTATGCGGGAAGATATGAGAATACATGGGTGACATATAATCCGAATAAAATTGGTACTGCAGCAGGTGGCTATCTAGCTTTGAAGTACAACACCTGTAAGCAGATGGAGGTTACCTACTCTGAATATGCATCGGGTTTGATTAATGAATACAGTGATCATATTAATATCTACCTCAATAACTATGATGAGGACAATAAGACAACACTGAAAACAAATACTTTCAAATTTTATGGCTGTACTTCTAACCCTACTTTTACATATAAGGACAGAGGGGTCAATCAGGCGAAAAGTATCGTTTCTGGAAGTTTGAGTAGCGATGGCACTTATACGCTGACTGTTCAGCATAATGGCCCACTTGATTTGACTGTTAATTGCTCTGGTGCAGAAACCAATCGTTTGAAAAACTATTCAACTGCTACAGTGACTAAGCCAGCAAGTGCTTCTTTTTATACTGGTACTCGTCAATACGAAGGCGAATTCTTTGATACTAAGAATGTTGAGGGTAATGTAGCAAATGGATGCAGTAGTGGAATTACAGGCTACTGGGGACAGGGCTTTATGAAATTTGGTACAAAATCCACGGCTGCGGTTAAGGATACAGTAACAACCACCAAAGCTGGTAGCTTTGATTGGACACTTCGCTATGCTGTTACTTCTGACATCAATTGTGTTGATTTGTATGTAAATGGAACTAAGGTAAAGACTCTCTCTCTTTCTAAGGGAGCGTCCCTCAGTGATTGGAAAACCATAAAACAGTCCATTTCATTGAACAAAGGTGATAACAAGGTAGAAGTGAAAGCAACGGCAACTTTAGCTAGCACATTGTATTTGGACAATTTTGTTGTATCAGGTGATTTCGGAGATGCAACAGTGACAGCGCCAACAACACCAACAGTACCAACAATGGGAAATACCGTAACATTAAACGATGGATGGTATTGCATTAAAAATGTTAATGCACAGAAATACCTTCAAGTTGCAAAGAATATAGGACAAGCAGCTCAAAATGTTGAACTTGGTACAGGTTCAGGAGCTATTGGCCAAAAATGGTACCTGAAAAATGTGGGCAATGGTTATGTAACCTTAAAAAGTGCATTAGGTGAATTTATGGTTGATGTAGCCAATGGCGAAGATAAAGATGGTACAAATATTCAGATTTACAATGCATATTCAAATAATGCACAGAAGTTTTCTATCAAAGCTCCGTCAACAGCGGGGGCATATGCAATTGCAACTATGGCTAGTAATCAAACTAAAGTATTAGATGATTATAACTTTGAA